One window of the Hypanus sabinus isolate sHypSab1 chromosome 13, sHypSab1.hap1, whole genome shotgun sequence genome contains the following:
- the mn1b gene encoding transcriptional activator MN1 isoform X4, with translation MFGLNQFSRSGGQGAERNFGQAALDMSGHYKGPGFPGGGGSAMGEQGINALSEPPMLGMGMNPALSGEQYAFHTRGHSELHGAGAMPQPPPPPQPQPPPPPPPPQPQAQPQPSAAHAYFPNGHHHHHPHAHHHFSGSFCGSEPGPSCLHGGRLLGAPGYSSNPLSGQQPAFGETYDPMAENQAGGGGEAFGQQQQQQQQQPAPGRSGNLTDYHQHHTPSSNHTPCLPLDQSPNRAASFHGLATSSSSEAHGLEQRRLQTQPPVDSMEYNYQSDPPFDMPVFSSSESGAQLPHYGGPGRQVPSSNFPGSPALPRAPGMVSVGKVHPPQQHGAFYERFGNARKMSVGMEPGVAARNPLMQQQAGLLARQNSCPPAIPRQQQAEAPAPNSSVQDNGTMMQNQHAPFEYPIQRLENRNVHPYSEPVFNIQHQANQRLQHFDAPYLNVAKRPRFDFASNHSVDSCATWSGNSLHNASLENHLSPSAYPGLPNEFSPPGPEGFPHGPPLQHPGTDQQSLQQRQNMLIMFKQMVSRNQRHRMRQSDLQHLGHHGDVNQNSMAHNSQVGTMSQPNFERESGGRMSNFDPQNPPMAQESSWFAGPHPPGDLLQRRLGGSGVATDGSPHESVQMNLPQNGSNMLFRTGGNGLGMQEPMRMPGEGHVQSLHSPGVHSQFGSNMGNVSQMQSPSAGIGLPNTSSDRRGGPDFPGPQIGGQPGFPFGGPSRSANTHSNPAGVPPSPGSYPAQNEFQPSQRPSMSKIGSLSLGSFNKPGAKDSTIYGQSCLAALSTACQNMIASLGAPNLNVTFNKKNQNEGKRKLSQTEQDGGAGAPSSGAGAGVGSVGGASTGSSGNGPEYFQSNTPQSSQMGISGNGSGKLAAPAAQNCTQGQNQPTPPECNLSPNYGLEAVPTESKGQAGRGRGRRKRDSGHVSPGNFFDKYSAENVNPVVSPGQQGQSTHGGDRGGTPQDKSLTSPSWAKGNDLLLPDQPDLMSSLDSGIQSVTKSDGSSPQVDFSDDVSNNYANEDEVSSSSDNNLSKSTRLMTSSPKLQRVEHGLKQMGHAMLNAHPNSNTTSNAGAVADSFGLSSSGSGHPGTPGMEQVRTPTSTSAQDEIHPLEILQAQIQLQRQQFSISEDQPLAIKNKKAECPGQNGDTELAACGTDNGKAAISTIDIESLMAEHNSTWYMPSDKAMMDPQDEDKQMAPWEKAKPPSSNKEDAVLHEDS, from the exons ATGTTCGGGCTGAATCAGTTCAGCAGAAGCGGTGGCCAAGGAGCGGAGAGAAACTTCGGCCAAGCTGCCTTGGATATGTCGGGGCATTACAAGGGCCCGGGTTTCCCCGGCGGGGGTGGCAGTGCCATGGGAGAGCAGGGGATCAACGCCCTGAGCGAGCCCCCGATGCTGGGGATGGGCATGAACCCGGCTTTGAGCGGTGAGCAGTACGCCTTCCACACCCGGGGCCACTCGGAGCTGCACGGGGCCGGGGCCATGCCCCAGCCGCCGCCTCCCCCCCAGCCGCagcctcctccacctcctcctcccccccagcCCCAAGCTCAACCCCAGCCCTCGGCAGCCCACGCCTACTTCCCCAACGGGCACCACCATCACCACCCGCACGCTCACCACCATTTCAGCGGCAGCTTCTGCGGATCTGAACCCGGTCCTTCCTGCCTCCACGGGGGGCGGCTCCTGGGGGCGCCCGGCTATAGCAGTAACCCCCTGAGCGGACAGCAGCCTGCCTTCGGAGAAACTTATGATCCCATGGCCGAGAACCAAGCTGGAGGGGGAGGCGAAGCGTTTGGACAACagcaacaacagcagcagcagcagcccgCCCCGGGGAGATCAGGGAACCTGACGGACTACCACCAGCACCATACCCCGTCATCTaatcacacaccgtgtctccctcTGGACCAGTCCCCCAACCGCGCTGCCTCCTTCCACGGGCTTGCAACCTCTTCCTCATCCGAGGCACACGGACTGGAGCAGAGGCGCCTGCAGACCCAGCCGCCTGTGGACTCGATGGAATACAACTATCAAAGCGACCCTCCCTTTGACATGCCGGTCTTTTCCTCCTCGGAGTCCGGCGCACAACTCCCCCACTACGGCGGCCCCGGTAGGCAGGTGCCCAGCAGTAACTTTCCTGGCAGCCCCGCCTTGCCCAGGGCGCCGGGCATGGTGAGCGTGGGTAAAGTCCACCCTCCGCAGCAGCATGGCGCGTTTTACGAGAGGTTTGGGAATGCTCGGAAGATGTCTGTGGGCATGGAGCCCGGGGTCGCTGCCAGGAATCCTCTAATGCAGCAACAGGCGGGTCTGCTTGCACGGCAGAACTCTTGCCCCCCAGCGATACCTAGGCAACAGCAAGCGGAGGCCCCCGCTCCTAACTCCAGCGTGCAGGACAATGGGACGATGATGCAGAATCAGCATGCCCCGTTTGAATACCCAATTCAGAGACTTGAGAACAGAAATGTCCACCCTTACAGCGAGCCAGTGTTCAACATTCAACATCAGGCTAATCAGAGGCTGCAGCATTTTGACGCCCCGTACCTCAACGTAGCTAAGCGGCCCAGGTTTGACTTTGCCAGTAACCACAGCGTGGACAGTTGTGCTACTTGGAGTGGTAACAGTTTGCACAACGCGAGTCTGGAAAACCATTTGTCGCCCTCTGCCTACCCCGGACTGCCCAATGAGTTTTCGCCCCCTGGCCCAGAAGGTTTCCCCCACGGTCCCCCTCTTCAGCACCCGGGGACTGACCAGCAGTCCTTACAGCAGCGCCAGAACATGCTGATAATGTTTAAGCAAATGGTGTCGCGGAACCAGCGGCACCGAATGAGGCAATCCGATCTCCAGCATCTGGGCCACCATGGAGATGTCAATCAAAACAGCATGGCTCACAACAGCCAAGTGGGAACTATGTCCCAGCCAAACTTTGAGCGGGAAAGCGGCGGCCGGATGTCGAATTTTGATCCTCAGAACCCACCCATGGCTCAGGAGAGCTCGTGGTTTGCGGGCCCGCACCCTCCTGGGGACTTGCTGCAGAGAAGGCTAGGTGGGTCCGGCGTGGCTACTGACGGCAGCCCCCACGAATCTGTCCAGATGAACCTGCCGCAGAATGGGTCAAACATGTTGTTCAGGACAGGTGGGAACGGACTGGGTATGCAGGAGCCAATGAGAATGCCAGGCGAGGGACATGTACAGAGTTTGCACTCTCCTGGGGTGCACTCGCAGTTTGGCAGCAATATGGGCAATGTCTCCCAAATGCAGTCTCCCAGCGCAGGCATCGGACTGCCCAACACCTCCAGTGACAGAAGAGGCGGCCCCGACTTCCCAGGGCCCCAGATTGGCGGACAGCCGGGCTTTCCGTTTGGGGGCCCAAGTAGATCAGCCAACACGCACAGTAACCCAGCCGGCGTACCTCCATCCCCGGGCAGTTACCCGGCCCAGAACGAATTTCAGCCCAGTCAGCGCCCCTCCATGAGCAAGATCGGCTCCCTGTCCTTGGGCTCCTTCAACAAGCCGGGTGCGAAGGACAGCACCATTTATGGTCAGAGTTGCCTCGCCGCCCTCTCCACTGCCTGCCAGAACATGATTGCCAGCCTGGGAGCCCCGAACCTCAACGTCACATTTAACAAGAAAAACCAGAACGAAGGGAAACGCAAGCTTAGTCAAACCGAGCAGGATGGCGGGGCTGGGGCCCCCAGCAGCGGTGCTGGGGCCGGTGTTGGGAGCGTCGGTGGCGCCTCCACCGGGAGCTCTGGGAACGGTCCAGAATACTTCCAGAGCAACACGCCTCAAAGCAGCCAGATGGGGATATCCGGGAACGGGAGCGGCAAACTGGCCGCGCCCGcggcccaaaactgcacgcagGGTCAGAACCAGCCCACACCACCCGAATGCAACCTCTCCCCAAACTATGGGCTGGAGGCCGTTCCGACTGAAAGCAAAGGACaggcggggagagggagagggagacggaaaAGAGACAGTGGCCACGTTAGCCCAGGGAACTTCTTTGACAAGTATTCAGCGGAGAATGTGAATCCAGTGGTGAGTCCCGGGCAACAGGGTCAGTCCACACACGGCGGAGATCGAGGTGGGACCCCGCAGGATAAGTCTCTCACCTCGCCATCTTGGGCTAAGGGGAATGACCTGCTACTCCCAGACCAACCCGACCTCATGTCTTCCCTGGACAGTGGGATTCAAAGCGTGACCAAGTCCGACGGCAGTTCACCCCAGGTCGACTTCTCCGACGATGTCAGCAACAATTATGCGAACGAGGACGAGGTTTCATCGAGTTCTGACAACAACCTATCCAAATCCACGCGGTTAATGACCAGTTCCCCCAAACTGCAACGGGTTGAGCACGGGTTGAAACAGATGGGTCACGCCATGCTCAATGCACACCCCAACAGCAACACTACCTCTAATGCAGGCGCTGTCGCCGACAGCTTCGGGCTCAGCAGCAGCGGGAGTGGGCACCCGGGCACTCCCGGGATGGAGCAGGTCCGAACTCCAACCAGCACGTCGGCGCAGGACGAGATTCACCCGCTGGAGATCCTGCAAGCACAGATCCAGCTGCAGCGGCAGCAGTTCAGCATATCCGAAGACCAGCCCCTCGCCATAAAGAACAAAAAGGCCGAGTGCCCGGGTCAGAACGGAGACACCGAACTGGCCGCTTGTGGAACGGACAATGGCAAAGCTGCCATCAGCACGATAGACATTGAGTCACTGATGGCAGAGCATAACTCTACCTGGTACATGCCTAGCGACAAGGCCATGATGGATCCACAGGATGAAGACAAGCAAATGGCACCTTGGGAAAAGGCCAAACCCCCAAGTTCCAACAAAGAAG ATGCCGTTCTCCACGAGGACAGCTGA
- the mn1b gene encoding transcriptional activator MN1 isoform X2 encodes MFGLNQFSRSGGQGAERNFGQAALDMSGHYKGPGFPGGGGSAMGEQGINALSEPPMLGMGMNPALSGEQYAFHTRGHSELHGAGAMPQPPPPPQPQPPPPPPPPQPQAQPQPSAAHAYFPNGHHHHHPHAHHHFSGSFCGSEPGPSCLHGGRLLGAPGYSSNPLSGQQPAFGETYDPMAENQAGGGGEAFGQQQQQQQQQPAPGRSGNLTDYHQHHTPSSNHTPCLPLDQSPNRAASFHGLATSSSSEAHGLEQRRLQTQPPVDSMEYNYQSDPPFDMPVFSSSESGAQLPHYGGPGRQVPSSNFPGSPALPRAPGMVSVGKVHPPQQHGAFYERFGNARKMSVGMEPGVAARNPLMQQQAGLLARQNSCPPAIPRQQQAEAPAPNSSVQDNGTMMQNQHAPFEYPIQRLENRNVHPYSEPVFNIQHQANQRLQHFDAPYLNVAKRPRFDFASNHSVDSCATWSGNSLHNASLENHLSPSAYPGLPNEFSPPGPEGFPHGPPLQHPGTDQQSLQQRQNMLIMFKQMVSRNQRHRMRQSDLQHLGHHGDVNQNSMAHNSQVGTMSQPNFERESGGRMSNFDPQNPPMAQESSWFAGPHPPGDLLQRRLGGSGVATDGSPHESVQMNLPQNGSNMLFRTGGNGLGMQEPMRMPGEGHVQSLHSPGVHSQFGSNMGNVSQMQSPSAGIGLPNTSSDRRGGPDFPGPQIGGQPGFPFGGPSRSANTHSNPAGVPPSPGSYPAQNEFQPSQRPSMSKIGSLSLGSFNKPGAKDSTIYGQSCLAALSTACQNMIASLGAPNLNVTFNKKNQNEGKRKLSQTEQDGGAGAPSSGAGAGVGSVGGASTGSSGNGPEYFQSNTPQSSQMGISGNGSGKLAAPAAQNCTQGQNQPTPPECNLSPNYGLEAVPTESKGQAGRGRGRRKRDSGHVSPGNFFDKYSAENVNPVVSPGQQGQSTHGGDRGGTPQDKSLTSPSWAKGNDLLLPDQPDLMSSLDSGIQSVTKSDGSSPQVDFSDDVSNNYANEDEVSSSSDNNLSKSTRLMTSSPKLQRVEHGLKQMGHAMLNAHPNSNTTSNAGAVADSFGLSSSGSGHPGTPGMEQVRTPTSTSAQDEIHPLEILQAQIQLQRQQFSISEDQPLAIKNKKAECPGQNGDTELAACGTDNGKAAISTIDIESLMAEHNSTWYMPSDKAMMDPQDEDKQMAPWEKAKPPSSNKEAHELSQNKASSVQAGTHLQCLSVHCTDDLTDSKGRSPMQTWRSLHSDISNRFGTFVAALT; translated from the exons ATGTTCGGGCTGAATCAGTTCAGCAGAAGCGGTGGCCAAGGAGCGGAGAGAAACTTCGGCCAAGCTGCCTTGGATATGTCGGGGCATTACAAGGGCCCGGGTTTCCCCGGCGGGGGTGGCAGTGCCATGGGAGAGCAGGGGATCAACGCCCTGAGCGAGCCCCCGATGCTGGGGATGGGCATGAACCCGGCTTTGAGCGGTGAGCAGTACGCCTTCCACACCCGGGGCCACTCGGAGCTGCACGGGGCCGGGGCCATGCCCCAGCCGCCGCCTCCCCCCCAGCCGCagcctcctccacctcctcctcccccccagcCCCAAGCTCAACCCCAGCCCTCGGCAGCCCACGCCTACTTCCCCAACGGGCACCACCATCACCACCCGCACGCTCACCACCATTTCAGCGGCAGCTTCTGCGGATCTGAACCCGGTCCTTCCTGCCTCCACGGGGGGCGGCTCCTGGGGGCGCCCGGCTATAGCAGTAACCCCCTGAGCGGACAGCAGCCTGCCTTCGGAGAAACTTATGATCCCATGGCCGAGAACCAAGCTGGAGGGGGAGGCGAAGCGTTTGGACAACagcaacaacagcagcagcagcagcccgCCCCGGGGAGATCAGGGAACCTGACGGACTACCACCAGCACCATACCCCGTCATCTaatcacacaccgtgtctccctcTGGACCAGTCCCCCAACCGCGCTGCCTCCTTCCACGGGCTTGCAACCTCTTCCTCATCCGAGGCACACGGACTGGAGCAGAGGCGCCTGCAGACCCAGCCGCCTGTGGACTCGATGGAATACAACTATCAAAGCGACCCTCCCTTTGACATGCCGGTCTTTTCCTCCTCGGAGTCCGGCGCACAACTCCCCCACTACGGCGGCCCCGGTAGGCAGGTGCCCAGCAGTAACTTTCCTGGCAGCCCCGCCTTGCCCAGGGCGCCGGGCATGGTGAGCGTGGGTAAAGTCCACCCTCCGCAGCAGCATGGCGCGTTTTACGAGAGGTTTGGGAATGCTCGGAAGATGTCTGTGGGCATGGAGCCCGGGGTCGCTGCCAGGAATCCTCTAATGCAGCAACAGGCGGGTCTGCTTGCACGGCAGAACTCTTGCCCCCCAGCGATACCTAGGCAACAGCAAGCGGAGGCCCCCGCTCCTAACTCCAGCGTGCAGGACAATGGGACGATGATGCAGAATCAGCATGCCCCGTTTGAATACCCAATTCAGAGACTTGAGAACAGAAATGTCCACCCTTACAGCGAGCCAGTGTTCAACATTCAACATCAGGCTAATCAGAGGCTGCAGCATTTTGACGCCCCGTACCTCAACGTAGCTAAGCGGCCCAGGTTTGACTTTGCCAGTAACCACAGCGTGGACAGTTGTGCTACTTGGAGTGGTAACAGTTTGCACAACGCGAGTCTGGAAAACCATTTGTCGCCCTCTGCCTACCCCGGACTGCCCAATGAGTTTTCGCCCCCTGGCCCAGAAGGTTTCCCCCACGGTCCCCCTCTTCAGCACCCGGGGACTGACCAGCAGTCCTTACAGCAGCGCCAGAACATGCTGATAATGTTTAAGCAAATGGTGTCGCGGAACCAGCGGCACCGAATGAGGCAATCCGATCTCCAGCATCTGGGCCACCATGGAGATGTCAATCAAAACAGCATGGCTCACAACAGCCAAGTGGGAACTATGTCCCAGCCAAACTTTGAGCGGGAAAGCGGCGGCCGGATGTCGAATTTTGATCCTCAGAACCCACCCATGGCTCAGGAGAGCTCGTGGTTTGCGGGCCCGCACCCTCCTGGGGACTTGCTGCAGAGAAGGCTAGGTGGGTCCGGCGTGGCTACTGACGGCAGCCCCCACGAATCTGTCCAGATGAACCTGCCGCAGAATGGGTCAAACATGTTGTTCAGGACAGGTGGGAACGGACTGGGTATGCAGGAGCCAATGAGAATGCCAGGCGAGGGACATGTACAGAGTTTGCACTCTCCTGGGGTGCACTCGCAGTTTGGCAGCAATATGGGCAATGTCTCCCAAATGCAGTCTCCCAGCGCAGGCATCGGACTGCCCAACACCTCCAGTGACAGAAGAGGCGGCCCCGACTTCCCAGGGCCCCAGATTGGCGGACAGCCGGGCTTTCCGTTTGGGGGCCCAAGTAGATCAGCCAACACGCACAGTAACCCAGCCGGCGTACCTCCATCCCCGGGCAGTTACCCGGCCCAGAACGAATTTCAGCCCAGTCAGCGCCCCTCCATGAGCAAGATCGGCTCCCTGTCCTTGGGCTCCTTCAACAAGCCGGGTGCGAAGGACAGCACCATTTATGGTCAGAGTTGCCTCGCCGCCCTCTCCACTGCCTGCCAGAACATGATTGCCAGCCTGGGAGCCCCGAACCTCAACGTCACATTTAACAAGAAAAACCAGAACGAAGGGAAACGCAAGCTTAGTCAAACCGAGCAGGATGGCGGGGCTGGGGCCCCCAGCAGCGGTGCTGGGGCCGGTGTTGGGAGCGTCGGTGGCGCCTCCACCGGGAGCTCTGGGAACGGTCCAGAATACTTCCAGAGCAACACGCCTCAAAGCAGCCAGATGGGGATATCCGGGAACGGGAGCGGCAAACTGGCCGCGCCCGcggcccaaaactgcacgcagGGTCAGAACCAGCCCACACCACCCGAATGCAACCTCTCCCCAAACTATGGGCTGGAGGCCGTTCCGACTGAAAGCAAAGGACaggcggggagagggagagggagacggaaaAGAGACAGTGGCCACGTTAGCCCAGGGAACTTCTTTGACAAGTATTCAGCGGAGAATGTGAATCCAGTGGTGAGTCCCGGGCAACAGGGTCAGTCCACACACGGCGGAGATCGAGGTGGGACCCCGCAGGATAAGTCTCTCACCTCGCCATCTTGGGCTAAGGGGAATGACCTGCTACTCCCAGACCAACCCGACCTCATGTCTTCCCTGGACAGTGGGATTCAAAGCGTGACCAAGTCCGACGGCAGTTCACCCCAGGTCGACTTCTCCGACGATGTCAGCAACAATTATGCGAACGAGGACGAGGTTTCATCGAGTTCTGACAACAACCTATCCAAATCCACGCGGTTAATGACCAGTTCCCCCAAACTGCAACGGGTTGAGCACGGGTTGAAACAGATGGGTCACGCCATGCTCAATGCACACCCCAACAGCAACACTACCTCTAATGCAGGCGCTGTCGCCGACAGCTTCGGGCTCAGCAGCAGCGGGAGTGGGCACCCGGGCACTCCCGGGATGGAGCAGGTCCGAACTCCAACCAGCACGTCGGCGCAGGACGAGATTCACCCGCTGGAGATCCTGCAAGCACAGATCCAGCTGCAGCGGCAGCAGTTCAGCATATCCGAAGACCAGCCCCTCGCCATAAAGAACAAAAAGGCCGAGTGCCCGGGTCAGAACGGAGACACCGAACTGGCCGCTTGTGGAACGGACAATGGCAAAGCTGCCATCAGCACGATAGACATTGAGTCACTGATGGCAGAGCATAACTCTACCTGGTACATGCCTAGCGACAAGGCCATGATGGATCCACAGGATGAAGACAAGCAAATGGCACCTTGGGAAAAGGCCAAACCCCCAAGTTCCAACAAAGAAG CCCACGAGCTTTCCCAGAACAAGGCTTCATCAGTCCAGGCTGGCACCCACTTGCAGTGCCTATCAGTCCACTGCACAGACGACCTTACTGACTCTAAGGGCCGGAGCCCTATGCAAACTTGGAGATCTTTGCATTCGGACATCTCTAATCGATTTGGGACATTCGTGGCTGCTTTGACCTGA
- the mn1b gene encoding transcriptional activator MN1 isoform X1, with the protein MFGLNQFSRSGGQGAERNFGQAALDMSGHYKGPGFPGGGGSAMGEQGINALSEPPMLGMGMNPALSGEQYAFHTRGHSELHGAGAMPQPPPPPQPQPPPPPPPPQPQAQPQPSAAHAYFPNGHHHHHPHAHHHFSGSFCGSEPGPSCLHGGRLLGAPGYSSNPLSGQQPAFGETYDPMAENQAGGGGEAFGQQQQQQQQQPAPGRSGNLTDYHQHHTPSSNHTPCLPLDQSPNRAASFHGLATSSSSEAHGLEQRRLQTQPPVDSMEYNYQSDPPFDMPVFSSSESGAQLPHYGGPGRQVPSSNFPGSPALPRAPGMVSVGKVHPPQQHGAFYERFGNARKMSVGMEPGVAARNPLMQQQAGLLARQNSCPPAIPRQQQAEAPAPNSSVQDNGTMMQNQHAPFEYPIQRLENRNVHPYSEPVFNIQHQANQRLQHFDAPYLNVAKRPRFDFASNHSVDSCATWSGNSLHNASLENHLSPSAYPGLPNEFSPPGPEGFPHGPPLQHPGTDQQSLQQRQNMLIMFKQMVSRNQRHRMRQSDLQHLGHHGDVNQNSMAHNSQVGTMSQPNFERESGGRMSNFDPQNPPMAQESSWFAGPHPPGDLLQRRLGGSGVATDGSPHESVQMNLPQNGSNMLFRTGGNGLGMQEPMRMPGEGHVQSLHSPGVHSQFGSNMGNVSQMQSPSAGIGLPNTSSDRRGGPDFPGPQIGGQPGFPFGGPSRSANTHSNPAGVPPSPGSYPAQNEFQPSQRPSMSKIGSLSLGSFNKPGAKDSTIYGQSCLAALSTACQNMIASLGAPNLNVTFNKKNQNEGKRKLSQTEQDGGAGAPSSGAGAGVGSVGGASTGSSGNGPEYFQSNTPQSSQMGISGNGSGKLAAPAAQNCTQGQNQPTPPECNLSPNYGLEAVPTESKGQAGRGRGRRKRDSGHVSPGNFFDKYSAENVNPVVSPGQQGQSTHGGDRGGTPQDKSLTSPSWAKGNDLLLPDQPDLMSSLDSGIQSVTKSDGSSPQVDFSDDVSNNYANEDEVSSSSDNNLSKSTRLMTSSPKLQRVEHGLKQMGHAMLNAHPNSNTTSNAGAVADSFGLSSSGSGHPGTPGMEQVRTPTSTSAQDEIHPLEILQAQIQLQRQQFSISEDQPLAIKNKKAECPGQNGDTELAACGTDNGKAAISTIDIESLMAEHNSTWYMPSDKAMMDPQDEDKQMAPWEKAKPPSSNKEAQDNSQSKALMGPVGSHSQHLSVHSTDLMDSKPQSPVQSWMASHSDISYRAGTFAAALTCI; encoded by the coding sequence ATGTTCGGGCTGAATCAGTTCAGCAGAAGCGGTGGCCAAGGAGCGGAGAGAAACTTCGGCCAAGCTGCCTTGGATATGTCGGGGCATTACAAGGGCCCGGGTTTCCCCGGCGGGGGTGGCAGTGCCATGGGAGAGCAGGGGATCAACGCCCTGAGCGAGCCCCCGATGCTGGGGATGGGCATGAACCCGGCTTTGAGCGGTGAGCAGTACGCCTTCCACACCCGGGGCCACTCGGAGCTGCACGGGGCCGGGGCCATGCCCCAGCCGCCGCCTCCCCCCCAGCCGCagcctcctccacctcctcctcccccccagcCCCAAGCTCAACCCCAGCCCTCGGCAGCCCACGCCTACTTCCCCAACGGGCACCACCATCACCACCCGCACGCTCACCACCATTTCAGCGGCAGCTTCTGCGGATCTGAACCCGGTCCTTCCTGCCTCCACGGGGGGCGGCTCCTGGGGGCGCCCGGCTATAGCAGTAACCCCCTGAGCGGACAGCAGCCTGCCTTCGGAGAAACTTATGATCCCATGGCCGAGAACCAAGCTGGAGGGGGAGGCGAAGCGTTTGGACAACagcaacaacagcagcagcagcagcccgCCCCGGGGAGATCAGGGAACCTGACGGACTACCACCAGCACCATACCCCGTCATCTaatcacacaccgtgtctccctcTGGACCAGTCCCCCAACCGCGCTGCCTCCTTCCACGGGCTTGCAACCTCTTCCTCATCCGAGGCACACGGACTGGAGCAGAGGCGCCTGCAGACCCAGCCGCCTGTGGACTCGATGGAATACAACTATCAAAGCGACCCTCCCTTTGACATGCCGGTCTTTTCCTCCTCGGAGTCCGGCGCACAACTCCCCCACTACGGCGGCCCCGGTAGGCAGGTGCCCAGCAGTAACTTTCCTGGCAGCCCCGCCTTGCCCAGGGCGCCGGGCATGGTGAGCGTGGGTAAAGTCCACCCTCCGCAGCAGCATGGCGCGTTTTACGAGAGGTTTGGGAATGCTCGGAAGATGTCTGTGGGCATGGAGCCCGGGGTCGCTGCCAGGAATCCTCTAATGCAGCAACAGGCGGGTCTGCTTGCACGGCAGAACTCTTGCCCCCCAGCGATACCTAGGCAACAGCAAGCGGAGGCCCCCGCTCCTAACTCCAGCGTGCAGGACAATGGGACGATGATGCAGAATCAGCATGCCCCGTTTGAATACCCAATTCAGAGACTTGAGAACAGAAATGTCCACCCTTACAGCGAGCCAGTGTTCAACATTCAACATCAGGCTAATCAGAGGCTGCAGCATTTTGACGCCCCGTACCTCAACGTAGCTAAGCGGCCCAGGTTTGACTTTGCCAGTAACCACAGCGTGGACAGTTGTGCTACTTGGAGTGGTAACAGTTTGCACAACGCGAGTCTGGAAAACCATTTGTCGCCCTCTGCCTACCCCGGACTGCCCAATGAGTTTTCGCCCCCTGGCCCAGAAGGTTTCCCCCACGGTCCCCCTCTTCAGCACCCGGGGACTGACCAGCAGTCCTTACAGCAGCGCCAGAACATGCTGATAATGTTTAAGCAAATGGTGTCGCGGAACCAGCGGCACCGAATGAGGCAATCCGATCTCCAGCATCTGGGCCACCATGGAGATGTCAATCAAAACAGCATGGCTCACAACAGCCAAGTGGGAACTATGTCCCAGCCAAACTTTGAGCGGGAAAGCGGCGGCCGGATGTCGAATTTTGATCCTCAGAACCCACCCATGGCTCAGGAGAGCTCGTGGTTTGCGGGCCCGCACCCTCCTGGGGACTTGCTGCAGAGAAGGCTAGGTGGGTCCGGCGTGGCTACTGACGGCAGCCCCCACGAATCTGTCCAGATGAACCTGCCGCAGAATGGGTCAAACATGTTGTTCAGGACAGGTGGGAACGGACTGGGTATGCAGGAGCCAATGAGAATGCCAGGCGAGGGACATGTACAGAGTTTGCACTCTCCTGGGGTGCACTCGCAGTTTGGCAGCAATATGGGCAATGTCTCCCAAATGCAGTCTCCCAGCGCAGGCATCGGACTGCCCAACACCTCCAGTGACAGAAGAGGCGGCCCCGACTTCCCAGGGCCCCAGATTGGCGGACAGCCGGGCTTTCCGTTTGGGGGCCCAAGTAGATCAGCCAACACGCACAGTAACCCAGCCGGCGTACCTCCATCCCCGGGCAGTTACCCGGCCCAGAACGAATTTCAGCCCAGTCAGCGCCCCTCCATGAGCAAGATCGGCTCCCTGTCCTTGGGCTCCTTCAACAAGCCGGGTGCGAAGGACAGCACCATTTATGGTCAGAGTTGCCTCGCCGCCCTCTCCACTGCCTGCCAGAACATGATTGCCAGCCTGGGAGCCCCGAACCTCAACGTCACATTTAACAAGAAAAACCAGAACGAAGGGAAACGCAAGCTTAGTCAAACCGAGCAGGATGGCGGGGCTGGGGCCCCCAGCAGCGGTGCTGGGGCCGGTGTTGGGAGCGTCGGTGGCGCCTCCACCGGGAGCTCTGGGAACGGTCCAGAATACTTCCAGAGCAACACGCCTCAAAGCAGCCAGATGGGGATATCCGGGAACGGGAGCGGCAAACTGGCCGCGCCCGcggcccaaaactgcacgcagGGTCAGAACCAGCCCACACCACCCGAATGCAACCTCTCCCCAAACTATGGGCTGGAGGCCGTTCCGACTGAAAGCAAAGGACaggcggggagagggagagggagacggaaaAGAGACAGTGGCCACGTTAGCCCAGGGAACTTCTTTGACAAGTATTCAGCGGAGAATGTGAATCCAGTGGTGAGTCCCGGGCAACAGGGTCAGTCCACACACGGCGGAGATCGAGGTGGGACCCCGCAGGATAAGTCTCTCACCTCGCCATCTTGGGCTAAGGGGAATGACCTGCTACTCCCAGACCAACCCGACCTCATGTCTTCCCTGGACAGTGGGATTCAAAGCGTGACCAAGTCCGACGGCAGTTCACCCCAGGTCGACTTCTCCGACGATGTCAGCAACAATTATGCGAACGAGGACGAGGTTTCATCGAGTTCTGACAACAACCTATCCAAATCCACGCGGTTAATGACCAGTTCCCCCAAACTGCAACGGGTTGAGCACGGGTTGAAACAGATGGGTCACGCCATGCTCAATGCACACCCCAACAGCAACACTACCTCTAATGCAGGCGCTGTCGCCGACAGCTTCGGGCTCAGCAGCAGCGGGAGTGGGCACCCGGGCACTCCCGGGATGGAGCAGGTCCGAACTCCAACCAGCACGTCGGCGCAGGACGAGATTCACCCGCTGGAGATCCTGCAAGCACAGATCCAGCTGCAGCGGCAGCAGTTCAGCATATCCGAAGACCAGCCCCTCGCCATAAAGAACAAAAAGGCCGAGTGCCCGGGTCAGAACGGAGACACCGAACTGGCCGCTTGTGGAACGGACAATGGCAAAGCTGCCATCAGCACGATAGACATTGAGTCACTGATGGCAGAGCATAACTCTACCTGGTACATGCCTAGCGACAAGGCCATGATGGATCCACAGGATGAAGACAAGCAAATGGCACCTTGGGAAAAGGCCAAACCCCCAAGTTCCAACAAAGAAG